The following DNA comes from Deltaproteobacteria bacterium.
CGTGGAGCCCGAGGTGCTCCTGATGGACGAACCGTGCTCGGCGCTGGACCCGGTCTCCACCGCCAAGATCGAGGAGTTGATCGAGGACCTGAGCGACCGGTACACCATCGTCGTCGTGACCCACAACATGCAGCAGGCGGCGCGGATCTCCGACAGCGTCGCATCCTTCCTGCTGGGCGAGCTGATCGAGATGGACAAGAGCGGGAAGATCTTCACCAACCCGTCCGACAAGCGGACGGAGGAGTACATCACCGGAAGGTTCGGCTGAAATTTACCGGGAGGCGGTGAACGGAGATGAAGAAGCACTACGCGGAGCAGCTGGGGGGAATCCGGGAGATGGTCCTCCGGATGGGGGGGCTGGTCGAGCAGATGACGCGACGGGTCATCCAGGCGCTCGTCAAGCGCGACACCAGTCTCCTCGCCGAGGTCCGGGCGATGGAATCGAAGGTCAACCAGCTGCACGTCGAGATCGACGAGGCGTGCCTGG
Coding sequences within:
- the pstB gene encoding phosphate ABC transporter ATP-binding protein (ATP-binding protein; PstABCS is an ATP dependent phosphate uptake system which is responsible for inorganic phosphate uptake during phosphate starvation), whose amino-acid sequence is VEPEVLLMDEPCSALDPVSTAKIEELIEDLSDRYTIVVVTHNMQQAARISDSVASFLLGELIEMDKSGKIFTNPSDKRTEEYITGRFG